Proteins co-encoded in one Quercus robur chromosome 8, dhQueRobu3.1, whole genome shotgun sequence genomic window:
- the LOC126696230 gene encoding uncharacterized protein LOC126696230, with protein MVRTYAVKGKKRKNREERHDREQDAKRAITEKTSDGEEEGKEVVNELEGISVAPSEQNNTNKGRLIFIIEKASLEVAKVGKSYQLLNSDDHAYFLKKNNRNPSDYRPDIVHQALLMILDSQLNKSGMVQAVYVKTEKGVLFEVKPHARLPRTFKHFCGLMLQLLQKLSITAAGKREKLLRVIKNPVSRYLPVNSRKIGLSFSSEKLVNINNYVGSAGTSDVDLVFVVGAMAHGKIDREDADDFISISGYPLSAAYCIGKITNAFETKYNIL; from the exons ATGGTGAGGACGTATGCAGTGAAAGGGAAGAAGCGAAAAAATAGGGAGGAGAGGCATGACAGAGAGCAAGATGCAAAGAGAGCCATTACAGAGAAAACAAGTGATGGTGAGGAAGAAGGAAAGGAGGTGGTGAATGAACTTGAGGGTATTTCAGTTGCCCCAAGTGAGCAGAATAATACCAACAAAGGCAGGCTCATCTTCATTATTGAAAAGGCATCTTTGGAAGTCGCAAAAGTTGGAAAG AGTTACCAGCTTTTGAACTCAGATGACCATGCAtatttcttgaagaaaaataacaGAAATCCTTCTGATTACCGGCCTGACATTGTTCATCAG GCTCTCCTAATGATTTTGGATAGCCAACTTAATAAGAGTGGGATGGTACAAGCTGTGTATGTGAAAACAGAGAAAGGTGTTCTTTTTGAAGTTAAACCACATGCTCGTCTTCCAAGGACATTCAAGCATTTCTGTGGTCTTATGT TGCAGCTTCTACAAAAATTGAGTATCACTGCTGCTGGTAAGCGTGAGAAACTTTTGCGTGTGATCAAGAACCCTGTAAGCCGGTATCTTCCTGTCAATTCTCGCAAAATAG GCTTGTCATTTAGTTCCGAAAAATTGGTTAATATAAACAATTATGTGGGCTCTGCGGGCACCAGTGATGTTGATCTTGTTTTTGTG GTTGGTGCAATGGCCCATGGTAAAATTGATAGGGAGGATGCTGATGATTTTATATCAA TTTCCGGTTACCCTCTGAGTGCTGCATACTGTATTGGAAAGATTACCAATGCTTTCGAGACAAAGTATAACATCTTGTGA